ATGCTGCAGACGGGGTAGTCATTCTTAAATTTGCTTTTAGCAAATTGAAAATCCAATTCAAAAGCAACTACCCCGTCTGTGACCACACCCCGTCAGACTTTCAGTCTGACACCCCTCTCAAGAGGGGAATTCTATTATATTAACCCTTCAAAAAGGGGAATTAAAGCTAATTTCCCAAAAAATCTTTTTTCATATTTTTTCTGTCTACTATATTGACTTAAGTCCAAATTGGCAAAAATTTTTTTAAGATTTTTTAACACCAAACGGGGTGAAAGAGGGGGTACTTCTTAAATATCCTAATACTATTTCATTAAATGTTGGAAATCTTCCAATTTCATCTTTTGTTCTTACCAATACCTCTTCTTCAAAATTTGAAACTACCTCTCCGTTTGGTATCGGTTCACCCTTTCTAATCATTCTGTGTTTTTCTTTAGCTGAGTCCATATCATCAGAATACAATATTTTTCCTTCTTTGATTATCGCAAATGATGTAGAAATCTCTTCAAGTTCGTATATTTCGTGTGATGAGATTACTATAGTTTTATTAGTTTCATTAGCATACCTTCTTAAAATCCCTAAAGCTTCTGCCCTTATAACTGGATCAAGGTTTTGTGTGGGTTCATCTAAAAGCAAAAGATCTGCGTTACTTGAAATAGTCAAGGCTAAATAAAATAATGTTTTCATACCCATAGAGTACCTTTCTACTTTTTGGTTCATATCTAAATTATAATGCAAAACAAAATTTGAAAATGTTTCTTCGTTGAAATTCGGATACAACATTTGCCAAATTTTCAGATAATCGCTTCCTTTGAAATTTGAAAAAGTTAACCTATCTTCCGTCATTACAGAAATTTTTTCTTTTATTCTTGGATTCAGAGTTTCGGAAAATAATTTTATCTCCCCATTCTCAGGTTTTAACTCACCATACAAACATCTTAACGTAGTCGTTTTTCCAGCCCCGTTAGGGCCTATCAGTGAAAATATTTCTCCCTCATCTACATTTAAATTAATCTTATTCAAAACTGGTTTAGAATGAAAGCTCTTAACCAAATCTTTTACTTCAACTATCATTTTTGAACACCTCTCTTTTCTAATAAGTACAAAGATATTATCAAAAGAATCAGAGAAAACACAAAACTAGCCAAGATATTTCCTTGATGATACGGGCTAATTAGATAATATGGATTAACTATAATGCTTGAACCAAATCCTCCTAAAATAAAATCTAAAATCAACACTAAAAATGGGATTCCAAATGTATCTCCACCTAAAGTCACGGAAATAATTATTATTGCAAAGTAAGCCGTTGCGAATATGAGGGCTTGAAATACTTCTAATAAAGCTAAAAATCCATAAGCATTACCAAAATTTATAAAAGCTGAACCAATGGTTCCAGGAATTGCTATCAAAAGAATCGATAAGATAAAAGATGAGAAAAATATTTCTCTATAAGAAAACGGTAAAGAAATCAAAAGTGAAAACTTTTTATTTCTTATATCGTATCCAAGCATGTTCGTTAAAAACAAAAATACAAAAAAAGCAGATAAAAAAGAAATATCAAAAGGTACTAAAAACAAAAATAACAACGAAAACAAAAATATTCTCCCACTTTTTTCTGTAAATTCCTTTTGGAAATATACCTCTAATTTATTCAGAAAATTGGACATCTTTCCATACCTCCTCTAATATTAATTTCACAGTTTCAAGATCTATCTCTTCTTTTTTCATTTTTTCTACAAAGTCTCTTATATCGTTAAAAACACTTTTTTTCAAATCTACATTGGTAGATATAAAAAATCCTACACCATGTTGTGCTACCAAATAACCTTCTATTTCTA
The window above is part of the Petrotoga sp. 9PW.55.5.1 genome. Proteins encoded here:
- a CDS encoding GntR family transcriptional regulator; protein product: MFYEVDKHSGIPSYIQIMNQIKKEIIIGNLKKGDSLPPVRELSKIFKVNVNTILRALEKLEIEGYLVAQHGVGFFISTNVDLKKSVFNDIRDFVEKMKKEEIDLETVKLILEEVWKDVQFSE
- a CDS encoding ABC transporter ATP-binding protein gives rise to the protein MIVEVKDLVKSFHSKPVLNKINLNVDEGEIFSLIGPNGAGKTTTLRCLYGELKPENGEIKLFSETLNPRIKEKISVMTEDRLTFSNFKGSDYLKIWQMLYPNFNEETFSNFVLHYNLDMNQKVERYSMGMKTLFYLALTISSNADLLLLDEPTQNLDPVIRAEALGILRRYANETNKTIVISSHEIYELEEISTSFAIIKEGKILYSDDMDSAKEKHRMIRKGEPIPNGEVVSNFEEEVLVRTKDEIGRFPTFNEIVLGYLRSTPSFTPFGVKKS